A window of Cryptomeria japonica chromosome 3, Sugi_1.0, whole genome shotgun sequence contains these coding sequences:
- the LOC131058353 gene encoding germin-like protein 1-1 isoform X2 yields MANGMISFTLGLFLLMCCYSEKIMASDPDPLQDFCVADMESKDPMAVSAEDFFFGGLGQAGNTDNAVGSNVTMANVMQIPGLNTFGISLVRIDYAVGGINPPHTHPRATEVLVLLEGQLLVGFIDTANKFFSKTLEKGDVFVFPKALVHFQQNVGHENAVAIAALSSQLPGAQIIANSLFAADPPLPDSVLAKAFRITQELVDFIQKKFA; encoded by the exons ATGGCTAACGGCATGATTTCCTTCACGTTGGGACTTTTTCTGCTGATGTGTTGTTACAGCGAAAAAATCATGGCATCGGATCCCGATCCCTTGCAAGATTTCTGCGTTGCAGACATGGAAAGCAAAG ACCCAATGGCAGTTTCAGCAGAGGACTTCTTCTTCGGGGGCCTTGGGCAGGCAGGAAACACCGACAATGCAGTGGGCTCGAATGTAACGATGGCGAATGTTATGCAGATACCAGGCCTCAACACCTTCGGAATATCGTTGGTCCGCATCGATTACGCAgtgggtggaataaatcctcctcacacacacccaagagccactgaagttcttgttttacttgaaggccagcttcttgtgggtttcattgacaccgccaacaagtttttcagcaaaacgttggagaagggagatgtgtttgtgtttccaaaggcacttgtgcatttccagcagaatgtggggCACGAAAATGCGGTGGCCATAGCTGCATTGAGCAGCCAACTTCCGGGAGCTCAGATAATCGCCAACTCTCTGTTTGCAGCGGATCCTCCTCTCCCAGATTCCGTATTGGCCAAGGCCTTCCGCATCACCCAAGAACTTGTGGATTTCATTCAGAAGAAATTCGCATAA
- the LOC131058353 gene encoding putative germin-like protein 2-1 isoform X1 — MANGMISFTLGLFLLMCCYSEKIMASDPDPLQDFCVADMESKVDVNGFVCKDPMAVSAEDFFFGGLGQAGNTDNAVGSNVTMANVMQIPGLNTFGISLVRIDYAVGGINPPHTHPRATEVLVLLEGQLLVGFIDTANKFFSKTLEKGDVFVFPKALVHFQQNVGHENAVAIAALSSQLPGAQIIANSLFAADPPLPDSVLAKAFRITQELVDFIQKKFA, encoded by the exons ATGGCTAACGGCATGATTTCCTTCACGTTGGGACTTTTTCTGCTGATGTGTTGTTACAGCGAAAAAATCATGGCATCGGATCCCGATCCCTTGCAAGATTTCTGCGTTGCAGACATGGAAAGCAAAG TGGATGTGAATGGGTTCGTTTGCAAAGACCCAATGGCAGTTTCAGCAGAGGACTTCTTCTTCGGGGGCCTTGGGCAGGCAGGAAACACCGACAATGCAGTGGGCTCGAATGTAACGATGGCGAATGTTATGCAGATACCAGGCCTCAACACCTTCGGAATATCGTTGGTCCGCATCGATTACGCAgtgggtggaataaatcctcctcacacacacccaagagccactgaagttcttgttttacttgaaggccagcttcttgtgggtttcattgacaccgccaacaagtttttcagcaaaacgttggagaagggagatgtgtttgtgtttccaaaggcacttgtgcatttccagcagaatgtggggCACGAAAATGCGGTGGCCATAGCTGCATTGAGCAGCCAACTTCCGGGAGCTCAGATAATCGCCAACTCTCTGTTTGCAGCGGATCCTCCTCTCCCAGATTCCGTATTGGCCAAGGCCTTCCGCATCACCCAAGAACTTGTGGATTTCATTCAGAAGAAATTCGCATAA